The Lachnospiraceae bacterium oral taxon 500 genome window below encodes:
- a CDS encoding L-2-amino-thiazoline-4-carboxylic acid hydrolase, producing MTYKKFYQGKLPPHLLEQIDAEHKAKMSLLVQKTEHGNWTKEQRKRQKSSILPNIALYQTFLENGIPPEKAKALVRAYSFYKAEKFHGILETLFYLPGFFRLFRFFMRMGMKGREIWISKLRTDNTAEYSMDVLKCLWADTCAAFGCPEICEIFCLCDFIVFGNIKQMRFKRSQTLGMGGGKCDFCFRSKKSKHP from the coding sequence GATTGACGCGGAGCATAAAGCCAAAATGAGTTTGCTGGTTCAAAAAACGGAGCACGGAAACTGGACCAAAGAGCAAAGGAAACGACAAAAAAGCAGTATTTTGCCAAATATTGCCCTATATCAGACTTTTCTGGAGAACGGCATACCGCCGGAAAAGGCGAAAGCACTGGTCAGGGCATATTCGTTTTATAAGGCTGAAAAGTTTCATGGCATTTTGGAAACATTGTTTTATTTGCCCGGCTTTTTCCGGCTGTTCCGTTTTTTTATGCGAATGGGAATGAAAGGACGGGAAATTTGGATCAGTAAACTTCGGACGGATAATACCGCCGAGTATTCCATGGATGTCTTAAAATGCCTGTGGGCGGATACCTGCGCGGCTTTTGGCTGTCCGGAAATTTGCGAGATATTTTGCCTGTGCGACTTCATTGTATTTGGCAATATAAAGCAAATGCGGTTCAAGCGGAGCCAGACCTTGGGCATGGGCGGCGGTAAGTGTGATTTTTGCTTTCGGTCTAAAAAGTCCAAACACCCATGA
- a CDS encoding MATE family efflux transporter, translating into MDVRNKLLTEKPWKLMISLSIPAILGQFIVGLYAFVDSIYVGQMVGTDAMSAVSAASPFVLVNNAIAVLVGIGSGSVLSRAIGHKDQKTVDKIMGNLAFLVILLSTVVMAMGILFAPALLQLSGAQGEVLEMGVSYLRTVYLGSVFVNFMQGANMVIRAEGRMGTAMGIMAAGAILNIILDPVLILLLPNRGPQAVAIATVLSQFVQAAVTLLYFLKKSPVVRFHGVKPAKELNPEIFSVGASAMLMQIMMLVQMTVVYNTAVRFGGDSQIALMGAAQRVMQLAFVPIWGMSQGMQPAVGTNFGAKEYVRVKKLTNVFIIGSTCLAGLFFLVIEVFAAQILSAFITNPDIVKAGLSNFRLMYCIFPTYGLLIMVVTYFQSLGKAKQAGFLVILRQLALVIPLVLILPRLLGGNVLGVWLALPVNDIIILLAALLLLVREYKELKKMAKILPEQ; encoded by the coding sequence ATGGATGTGCGAAATAAATTATTGACGGAAAAACCCTGGAAGCTGATGATTAGTTTGAGTATTCCGGCGATTTTAGGGCAATTTATTGTAGGGCTGTATGCTTTTGTGGACTCGATTTACGTGGGGCAAATGGTTGGCACGGACGCGATGAGCGCGGTGTCGGCTGCCTCGCCGTTTGTGCTGGTTAATAATGCGATTGCCGTATTGGTGGGGATTGGTTCCGGTTCGGTGCTTTCCCGGGCGATTGGCCATAAGGATCAAAAAACGGTCGATAAGATTATGGGCAATCTGGCATTTTTGGTGATTTTATTGTCGACGGTCGTGATGGCAATGGGGATTTTATTTGCACCGGCCTTGCTGCAATTATCCGGCGCACAGGGAGAGGTTCTTGAAATGGGCGTTTCTTATCTGAGGACCGTATATTTAGGCTCTGTTTTTGTGAACTTTATGCAGGGCGCCAATATGGTTATTCGGGCAGAAGGACGCATGGGCACGGCGATGGGGATTATGGCGGCGGGGGCGATTTTAAATATTATTTTAGACCCGGTACTGATTCTACTGCTGCCTAACCGCGGTCCGCAGGCAGTGGCAATCGCAACGGTGCTATCTCAGTTCGTTCAGGCGGCGGTAACCTTGCTTTATTTTCTGAAAAAGAGTCCGGTAGTGCGTTTTCATGGAGTAAAACCGGCGAAAGAGTTAAACCCGGAAATCTTTTCGGTCGGGGCCAGCGCTATGCTGATGCAGATTATGATGCTTGTTCAAATGACGGTTGTATATAACACAGCGGTGCGGTTTGGCGGGGACAGTCAAATTGCCCTGATGGGAGCGGCGCAAAGGGTTATGCAGCTGGCTTTTGTTCCGATTTGGGGAATGAGTCAGGGCATGCAGCCGGCGGTTGGGACCAATTTCGGAGCCAAAGAGTACGTCCGGGTGAAAAAGCTGACCAATGTGTTTATCATTGGTTCTACTTGTTTGGCCGGATTATTTTTCCTTGTCATTGAAGTATTTGCAGCGCAGATTTTGTCGGCTTTTATCACCAATCCCGATATCGTTAAAGCAGGTTTATCCAATTTCAGGCTGATGTACTGTATTTTTCCGACTTACGGACTGCTGATTATGGTAGTTACTTATTTTCAATCGCTGGGGAAGGCCAAACAGGCTGGTTTTTTAGTCATCCTCCGTCAACTGGCCCTGGTGATTCCTTTGGTTCTGATCCTGCCTCGTTTATTAGGGGGAAATGTGCTGGGGGTATGGCTGGCTTTGCCGGTGAATGACATTATCATTCTCTTGGCGGCGTTGTTGCTGCTGGTGCGGGAATATAAGGAATTAAAGAAGATGGCAAAGATATTACCTGAACAGTAG